From the Lactobacillus sp. PV034 genome, the window GCTTAAATTGTGCAGCTGAGCAAATTGAGTTGCAAATAATCCAATTGGACCGCCCCCAATAATTGCTAAGTCAAAGGTTGTCATATAGTTTGCTCCTTATGAGTTTGTTTAAAGGTATCAAATATTAGCTTTTACAATTAACTAGCTTACAATAAAGCTAGGGGAAGAGAAAGAGATGAATTAAGATGAACCTTCAAATCGGACAAATAGTAAAAGGTGTGATTAATGGAGTTCAGCAGTATGGTATTTTTGTACGATTAGATAAAAAGAATGAAGGATTATTACACATATCAGAAATAAATAAAACTAATCCATCAATCAAGTATAAAGTTGGCAAAGAAATAAAAGTAATGATTTTAGATATTGATCCCTTTTCAAATAAGATAAGTTTATCGCAACGAGGTTTATTAACAACTGCGATAAATATCAGAAGAAAAAAGAGACATTTTTGGACTTCAAGAAGTGTAAGAACGGGATTTGAACCGTTAAAGCAAGCCCTACCAGAAGAAATAAAAGCAGGCTTAAAAAAATACAAAAAATATCTTGCATAAGTAAAATTAATCCTGTAATATATTTATTGCTGTCAGGGATGACAGGCAGAGTTAATAAATAAAAAGCTCTTGCATTATTTTATAAGCTCTGTATAATAATAAACTGTTGTTAGAAAGAGAAAGGATAAATTGATCCTTGACACTATTCTAATAGCTGTGCTATAATTATTAAGCTTCATTTTTGAGAAGCA encodes:
- a CDS encoding S1 RNA-binding domain-containing protein, giving the protein MNLQIGQIVKGVINGVQQYGIFVRLDKKNEGLLHISEINKTNPSIKYKVGKEIKVMILDIDPFSNKISLSQRGLLTTAINIRRKKRHFWTSRSVRTGFEPLKQALPEEIKAGLKKYKKYLA